In one Watersipora subatra chromosome 6, tzWatSuba1.1, whole genome shotgun sequence genomic region, the following are encoded:
- the LOC137398844 gene encoding uncharacterized protein: MSAPGSSQKAEPSTDGGGGQPPEGAAGAVTVPLVLDAAFLANLMNQARGPILERLSRQMQPFAGDGAVEVTAWLSQYERLCELEHIAPCTLIAYMLDGTAARVHGRMRVGDASQWDVVKAVLTAEYAMPRQEAWRRFVSCRLEFGETVDVYLDRLERLGGRLGVTLEDLVFRTKFYEGLPESVYEWAVTHDQAYTADFGSVLNRVRGKLVSRRAVEGRPSTISSAASSGNRPATASGKQLGAASSKRPGSKDSCFQCGGPHRVKDCPRIKRPSSGTGAKKTSSGKRVGCFRCGSTEHFVRDCPVRPPLGAAAGLTEDEPGFRVYCGTVLGCPGRLASLRRAVCLVDTGSERTLVSPQVLTGLTQLRPSHPLLTADGKASHVKGQCRVVVGVQGHCFGVTALVMDKLCNLGVDCLLGGDVIDHMRGVTVRRGSDAKYSVRRGKPYQNGCCGVPAGQDTGAGCACGVARVAPLSGLGGDLVSLGVDDPDFVATFAQGRWTVSWRWFGESPKGLQTRVAEYKCTRAPNLHERYCAEIESWTSKGWLKRWSRPIEGIIPLLAVFQPTKDKVRPVMDYRELNAFVESHTGGDAVAVCGEKIRKWRQLRGRLGVVDLKSAYLQIHVSEDLWKYQVVKYKGVPYALTRLGFGLSCAPRIMTKILGKVLSLDERVRRGTDHYIDDIVVQESVIGVEELRKHLAKYGLVTKEPEGLDGGRLLGISLKGNARGHLQMSRGTALSEIHLEPAGAWDAPVEKEVSSLASELYTRVCQEDPVRGPWHVRPDGSVVVWTDASSLGLGVAIEVDGSIGEDVSWLRKESDHSHINVAELEAVGRGVNPAIAGGGFKTFTLAVDSLTVVNWMSNTIDGRNRVRTKGAAEMLVKRRLGVIRDTITEYGLSVTMRLVPTVENKADRMTRVPKKWLGHCGMSGGEAESMAAAIFIGETLGDAVWAAHLPYHLGVERTLYLAQQVRSDLTREQVKHELAGCEACQRVDPAPRGENLVETSSLAVEGNWCPVAIDVTHYGGQVFLSMVDCGPSRFAIWRRLPSETAAHIVAQLRTIVIKRGTCDELLMDNSMAFRSATVAQFADEWGISLRFRAAYAPSGNGIVERNHRTIKRIAERGRISPEEATFWYNVTLRKGTDGGSVPSTNLYRYSWRVPFDVNLRGLDEVSQGKFAVGDEVWVKPSTPSCTRQWAPGVITGVVSKHNVCGDGMPKHVRDVHKRRFGTDRSRENGIRELVEDGRPNLDRLCGSAAPPPPQLHPCEMAEVSEGDVEDGPQTAEDEVQNMDGELQTAGVPSGDLDPDEPELQPLMLRRSQRERRRPQYLDDYEG, from the exons ATGAGCGCGCCCGGGAGCAGCCAAAAGGCTGAGCCATCTACCGATGGCGGAGGTGGTCAGCCACCCGAGGGCGCCGCGGGCGCTGTAACAGTGCCGCTGGTTTTAGATGCCGCTTTTTTAGCGAATCTGATGAACCAGGCACGAGGGCCTATTTTAGAAAGGCTGAGCCGGCAGATGCAGCCATTTGCCGGTGATGGTGCGGTTGAGGTAACCGCATGGCTCTCGCAGTACGAGCGACTGTGTGAGTTGGAGCACATTGCTCCGTGCACGCTGATTGCGTACATGCTCGATGGCACTGCTGCCAGAGTGCATGGGCGCATGAGGGTGGGCGACGCATCCCAGTGGGATGTCGTGAAGGCAGTTTTGACTGCCGAGTACGCCATGCCTCGACAGGAGGCATGGCGTCGCTTTGTCAGCTGTCGACTCGAATTCGGGGAGACAGTTGACGTGTACCTGGACCGCTTGGAGCGGCTCGGCGGTAGACTGGGGGTGACGCTGGAGGACCTGGTTTTTAGGACCAAGTTCTATGAAGGACTGCCGGAGTCAGTCTACGAGTGGGCAGTTACGCACGATCAGGCGTATACTGCTGACTTTGGTTCAGTGCTGAACCGAGTGAGGGGAAAGTTGGTTTCCCGGAGAGCTGTTGAGGGTCGCCCCTCAACAATTAGCTCAGCGGCCAGTTCTGGTAACCGGCCGGCGACTGCTTCTGGCAAGCAGTTGGGGGCTGCTTCTAGCAAGCGGCCGGGAAGCAAAGACAGTTGCTTTCAATGTGGGGGTCCACACCGGGTGAAGGACTGCCCACGTATTAAGCGGCCTTCGTCTGGTACGGGGGCGAAAAAGACCTCTTCTGGCAAGAGGGTCGGGTGTTTCCGGTGCGGCAGCACGGAGCACTTTGTACGGGATTGTCCTGTACGGCCACCGCTTGGGGCGGCGGCAGGGCTCACGGAGGATGAGCCGGGTTTTCGAGTGTACTGCGGGACAGTCCTTGGCTGTCCGGGGCGACTGGCGAGCCTACGACGAGCAGTC TGTCTGGTTGACACTGGAAGCGAGAGGACTCTGGTAAGTCCGCAGGTGTTGACAGGCTTAACCCAACTCAGGCCGAGCCACCCGCTGTTGACAGCGGATGGTAAGGCGTCTCACGTGAAGGGTCAGTGTCGGGTGGTCGTCGGTGTACAGGGACACTGTTTCGGCGTTACGGCACTCGTCATGGACAAGCTGTGCAATCTTGGGGTTGACTGCTTGCTGGGTGGCGACGTCATTGACCACATGAGAGGCGTCACTGTCCGTAGAGGAAGCGATGCGAAGTATTCGGTCAGGCGGGGGAAACCCTATCAGAACGGATGCTGTGGAGTACCTGCTGGGCAGGATACTGGGGCTGGCTGCGCATGCGGGGTGGCAAGGGTGGCACCGTTGTCGGGGTTGGGTGGTGATCTGGTGTCACTGGGAGTCGACGACCCCGATTTTGTTGCCACTTTTGCCCAAGGCCGATGGACCGTTAGCTGGCGGTGGTTCGGGGAATCTCCGAAAGGATTGCAGACCCGGGTCGCGGAGTACAAGTGTACTCGGGCACCTAACCTGCATGAGCGGTACTGTGCTGAAATTGAGAGCTGGACCTCAAAAGGTTGGTTGAAAAGGTGGAGTCGGCCCATTGAGGGTATTATCCCCCTTTTGGCTGTGTTCCAACCAACGAAGGATAAAGTGCGACCAGTCATGGACTACCGTGAGCTGAACGCGTTTGTCGAGAGTCACACGGGAGGTGACGCGGTCGCTGTGTGCGGCGAGAAAATCCGAAAGTGGAGACAGTTGCGTGGCAGACTTGGGGTAGTTGACCTCAAGTCCGCGTACCTACAAATCCATGTTTCGGAGGACCTGTGGAAATACCAGGTCGTGAAGTATAAGGGGGTCCCTTATGCGCTGACACGTTTAGGCTTCGGGCTTTCGTGTGCGCCTaggatcatgaccaaaatccTAGGCAAGGTTCTTTCGCTCGACGAGCGGGTTCGACGAGGGACTGACCACTATATCGACGATATAGTGGTGCAGGAGTCTGTGATTGGCGTGGAGGAGCTGAGGAAGCACCTTGCTAAGTATGGACTGGTGACGAAAGAGCCGGAGGGCCTTGATGGAGGTCGGTTGTTGGGCATTTCTCTGAAAGGAAATGCTCGTGGACATTTGCAGATGTCGAGGGGAACTGCACTCTCCGAAATTCATCTTGAGCCAGCTG GAGCCTGGGATGCCCCTGTTGAAAAGGAGGTCAGCTCGCTAGCTAGTGAGCTTTACACAAGGGTATGCCAGGAGGACCCTGTTAGGGGTCCGTGGCACGTAAGACCGGACGGTTCGGTCGTTGTGTGGACAGATGCTAGCTCTCTGGGCCTCGGTGTGGCAATCGAGGTTGATGGCAGCATTGGTGAGGATGTGTCGTGGCTGAGGAAGGAGTCAGACCATTCACACATCAATGTTGCCGAATTGGAAGCTGTGGGACGAGGTGTTAATCCGGCTATTGCGGGGGGGGGGTTCAAGACCTTCACCTTGGCGGTTGACTCTCTCACAGTTGTCAATTGGATGTCAAATACAATTGACGGGCGCAATCGTGTTCGCACGAAAGGTGCTGCAGAGATGCTGGTGAAGCGTCGGCTGGGGGTGATCCGTGATACGATCACCGAGTACGGCCTATCGGTCACTATGCGTCTTGTACCTACTGTGGAAAACAAGGCGGATAGGATGACGAGGGTGCCCAAGAAGTGGCTCGGGCATTGTGGGATGAGTGGAGGCGAGGCCGAGAGCATGGCTGCTGCCATCTTCATCGGCGAGACCCTCGGGGATGCTGTGTGGGCGGCTCATTTGCCTTACCATCTGGGTGTCGAGAGAACACTGTACCTTGCTCAGCAAGTACGCAGTGACTTGACACGGGAGCAGGTCAAACACGAGCTGGCTGGCTGTGAGGCCTGTCAGCGCGTTGACCCGGCTCCGAGAGGTGAGAACCTTGTGGAAACAAGCAGCTTGGCTGTCGAGGGGAACTGGTGCCCGGTGGCCATAGACGTGACTCACTATGGCGGCCAGGTGTTCCTGTCCATGGTTGATTGCGGGCCATCACGTTTCGCTATCTGGCGCCGCTTGCCAAGTGAGACGGCAGCGCACATCGTGGCTCAGTTACGCACGATCGTAATTAAGCGAGGGACGTGTGACGAATTGTTAATGGACAATTCCATGGCGTTTAGGTCAGCAACTGTTGCACAGTTCGCTGACGAGTGGGGGATTTCTCTGAGATTTCGTGCCGCTTACGCCCCGAGTGGCAACGGAATCGTTGAGAGGAATCACCGGACAATCAAGAGGATTGCCGAGAGGGGAAGAATTAGCCCCGAAGAGGCGACGTTCTGGTATAATGTCACGCTTCGCAAGGGTACAGATGGGGGTTCGGTACCCTCGACTAATCTGTATCGATATTCATGGCGAGTGCCTTTCGACGTCAATCTACGCGGGTTAGATGAGGTCAGTCAAGGCAAGTTTGCTGTCGGCGATGAGGTGTGGGTGAAACCCTCGACTCCGTCGTGCACTAGGCAGTGGGCACCGGGAGTGATTACCGGAGTCGTTTCAAAGCACAACGTGTGCGGGGATGGCATGCCGAAGCATGTGAGGGATGTCCACAAACGGCGGTTTGGCACTGACCGTAGTAGGGAAAACGGCATCCGTGAACTGGTCGAAGACGGCCGGCCTAATCTAGATAGATTATGCGGTTCTGCTGCTCCCCCACCGCCTCAGCTGCATCCCTGTGAAATGGCTGAGGTCTCGGAGGGGGATGTGGAGGACGGTCCTCAGACTGCTGAGGATGAAGTTCAAAACATGGATGGTGAGCTTCAGACTGCTGGGGTTCCGTCCGGAGATTTAGATCCTGATGAACCTGAGCTTCAACCGTTAATGCTCAGGCGGTCGCAGCGAGAGCGACGGCGTCCCCAGTATTTGGATGACTATGAGGGATAG